Within Trueperaceae bacterium, the genomic segment CTTCCCCTCCTCGCGGAGCGACCCGACGAACGCCTTCCGGTTCGCCTTGTACTCCGCCTTCGTGGCGCGCACGTCGTACGCCGGGTCCTCCATGTCGGTGAGCGGCTCGCGGGGCGCGGGCACCGAGGCGCGGCGGGGGTCGCGGGGGGCGCGGCTCACGACGCCTCCAGGTCCCGCTCGAGCTGCTGCCGGCGGTCCATGTCGGCGTACCACCCGTCCTGCGCGATCAGGTCCGCGTGGCTGCCCTCCTCGACGATGCGCCCACGGTCGAGGACCAGGATCCGGTCGCTGCTTCGGAACGCCGACACGCGGTGCGCGACGATCCACGTCGTGCGGTCCTTCTGGACCTCCTCGAGGCCGGTGAGGATCGCCGCTTCGGTCTGCGTGTCGACCGCCGACAGCGCGTCGTCCAGGATGAGGATGGCGGGGTCGCGCACGAACGCGCGGGCCAGGGCGGTGCGTTGGCGTTGACCGCCCGACAGCGTCACGCCGCGCTCGCCGAGGTGCGTCTCGAACCCCTCGGGGAAGCCCTCGACGTCGTCGAGCACCTGCGCGAGGCGCGCCACCTCGCGGATGCGCGGCATCAGCGCGTCGACGTCCTCGTCGGGCAGGCCGTAGGCGATGTTCTCCGCGATCGTGTCGCTGAACAGGTACGGCTCCTGCGGCACGACCCCGAGGTGGCGGCGGAGGACCGCGATCGGGACGGTGTCGATGGGGTGCCCGTCGATGCGGATCTCGCCGGCGTCCGGCAGGATCGTGCGCGTCAGGAGGTTCACCAGCGTCGTCTTGCCCGCGCCGGTCCGGCCGGTCACGCCGATCGTTTCGCCGGCGGCGACCGAGAACGACACGTCGTCGAGCGCCACGAGGTCCCCGAAGCGGACCGTGACGTGGTCGAACTCCACGGCCCCACGAATCGTGCGGATCGACCGGTCGACGGTCGGTCCGTCGCGGACCGTGGGTTCTTCGTCCAGGATCTGCTTGAGGCGCTGCCAACTCGTGACGCCGCGCTGCACGACGTTCGCGATCCAACCGAGCGCGATCAACGGCCACTGGATGCCCATGAAGAGCAGCACGAAGGCGCTGAACTCGCCGATCGTGAGGCCGGCCCCCGCCCCGAG encodes:
- a CDS encoding ABC transporter ATP-binding protein, with protein sequence MRATFRDLFAYARRYPRAYGTGLALLVTFAALTTFAPVLVGRVIDALQAAGGGEDPATFRQVLGTIGLILVVMFAAAAAMIGVRRTLLNASWEVQFDVRHDLFRHFTALDAGFYDDHRVGDMMARLTADLNAVRMVVGVAVFQGANTLLLLGFTLARMASLNVPLTLLTLLVVPFITVTFFVLLRIIHRRYQRVQEQFSDVSAMAQENFSGIRVVKGFGIEAREESTFGRLNDEFIRRNLALTRVDGPLFPLMEVFFSLTISALLLLGGRQVLGAGAGLTIGEFSAFVLLFMGIQWPLIALGWIANVVQRGVTSWQRLKQILDEEPTVRDGPTVDRSIRTIRGAVEFDHVTVRFGDLVALDDVSFSVAAGETIGVTGRTGAGKTTLVNLLTRTILPDAGEIRIDGHPIDTVPIAVLRRHLGVVPQEPYLFSDTIAENIAYGLPDEDVDALMPRIREVARLAQVLDDVEGFPEGFETHLGERGVTLSGGQRQRTALARAFVRDPAILILDDALSAVDTQTEAAILTGLEEVQKDRTTWIVAHRVSAFRSSDRILVLDRGRIVEEGSHADLIAQDGWYADMDRRQQLERDLEAS